The sequence below is a genomic window from Dehalococcoidia bacterium.
GGGAGGGGAAAGGAGACTTTAATCGGATGGAAGCGCAAAGGGGGTGCTCCCCTCAGGCTGCGTCATAACGCTTGGTGAATGAGCAGATGCCCACCGACTTGCATGCCAACCGATGAGTTGTGCAGTCTGCTCGATCCACTTGTTAGCCGCTTGTCGTTACCTCAGTGCACAAGCAGGAGCATACGTGTAGAACATGTCAGCACAAGCACCGCGACCGCGCTTTGGATAGGACGCACTCGAAATTGAGCGTTGCAGCGCGCTCTCAGCCCAGCGCCGCACTTGGTCCCGCTCACCCACGTAGCGTTCCGAGTCTCCAGTCTCGAGTTCCGCATGGCGGCGGAGGAAGAAGGCAACGAAATCAGCAACCTGCAGCAACGGAACATCCCGTGAGTCCGCGAAATAGGGAGCGTCCACAATCTGGTCAAGTTGGTCCTGCTTCTGGCTACGGTTGTAGTAGGTATCCGTCCACAAGGGTGGGTTGAGGATGAGCTCAGTGAAA
It includes:
- a CDS encoding DUF3800 domain-containing protein, whose product is ATIVTSIFEWLDARKHSVVYCMVDKRKFCSEFIADERFADVNTLWRFMGLHLSLAIQKAHQGHDKNKGNTVLILDNEEREQTCFTELILNPPLWTDTYYNRSQKQDQLDQIVDAPYFADSRDVPLLQVADFVAFFLRRHAELETGDSERYVGERDQVRRWAESALQRSISSASYPKRGRGACADMFYTYAPACALR